A region from the Mycoplasmopsis bovigenitalium genome encodes:
- a CDS encoding HsdM family class I SAM-dependent methyltransferase, with protein sequence MAKIKSIEPNIAQKTNEELRDYGLDFKLEQESLNYQIDKALDEYKSKNGGGGGNRPDVKLLLKGKNLKYYPILIEYKGYKDTLVKLDDNNRVDNITSKNHPNYQNINKYAVNGAVHYANAILHHTNYDGVIAIGITGHKNIDGEIERLIGVYYVSKDNFGVGQEVGKYSDLSFLQKDKFDEFIEKINELSLTEKELQKLREKKEKEIEASLTKLNNDIYQNENGLSENDRVYLVAASIMASLGIPDKLQPLEKSELKSSPELGNTDGDVIIRKIESFLREKNLPDSKQHLIIRTLKNTLLSDNINKVENGESQLKRIYSKIVDDLGIYYKIGLTTDFTGKLFNEMYSWLGFTQDKLNDVVLTPSYVATLLAKLARVDKDSYVWDFATGSAGLLVAAMNEMIIDAKSKITSPKDLQQKILDIKAEQLLGLELLPNIYMLAILNMILMGDGSSNILNKDSLKDFDGKYGFGKTNEVFPATAFILNPPYSADGNGMIFVKKALSMMNKGYASIIIQNSAGSGKAKIINQEILKRNTLLASIKMPTDLFIGKSSVQTNIYVFKVGESHSKDDIVKFIDFTNDGYSRTNRKKSSSNLKDKDRAKERYQELVDLVRFGKHKLKIFTEQEYYEGHVDPENGADWNQTAPKDNKVTLEDFKKTVAEYLAFEVSNILKNQNKVDDKIKK encoded by the coding sequence ATGGCAAAAATAAAATCAATCGAGCCTAACATAGCACAAAAAACAAATGAAGAGTTAAGGGATTATGGTTTAGATTTTAAATTAGAGCAAGAGAGTTTAAACTACCAAATCGATAAAGCATTGGATGAGTATAAATCCAAAAATGGCGGAGGGGGGGGGAACCGTCCAGATGTTAAATTACTTTTAAAGGGTAAAAATCTTAAATATTATCCTATTCTTATTGAATATAAGGGATATAAAGACACATTAGTTAAATTGGATGACAACAACAGAGTTGACAACATAACAAGCAAAAATCATCCCAATTATCAAAATATAAATAAATATGCAGTAAATGGCGCTGTTCATTATGCGAATGCAATTTTACATCATACAAATTATGACGGGGTAATTGCGATAGGAATTACTGGGCATAAAAACATAGATGGAGAAATAGAACGTTTGATTGGTGTATATTACGTTTCAAAAGACAATTTTGGTGTTGGGCAAGAAGTTGGCAAATATAGCGATTTATCTTTTTTACAAAAGGATAAATTTGATGAATTTATAGAAAAAATCAATGAATTATCTTTAACAGAGAAAGAATTACAAAAACTAAGAGAGAAAAAAGAAAAAGAAATTGAGGCAAGTTTAACTAAACTTAATAATGATATTTATCAAAACGAAAATGGACTAAGCGAAAATGACAGAGTATATTTAGTAGCTGCATCGATTATGGCATCATTAGGCATTCCAGATAAATTACAGCCACTAGAAAAATCAGAATTAAAATCTTCACCTGAATTAGGTAATACTGATGGTGATGTTATTATTAGAAAAATTGAATCATTTTTAAGGGAAAAAAATCTGCCAGATTCAAAACAACATTTAATTATACGAACGCTTAAAAACACTTTACTATCTGACAATATTAATAAAGTTGAAAATGGTGAAAGTCAACTAAAAAGGATATATTCAAAAATTGTTGATGATTTAGGCATATATTACAAAATAGGCTTAACAACAGATTTTACTGGAAAATTATTTAATGAAATGTATTCTTGACTTGGATTTACTCAGGATAAATTAAATGATGTTGTTTTAACTCCGTCATATGTAGCAACTTTATTAGCAAAACTAGCAAGAGTGGATAAAGATAGTTATGTTTGAGATTTTGCAACAGGAAGTGCTGGATTATTAGTTGCTGCAATGAATGAAATGATTATTGACGCAAAATCAAAAATCACATCCCCTAAGGATTTACAACAAAAAATACTCGATATCAAAGCCGAGCAATTACTAGGTCTAGAATTATTACCAAATATTTATATGCTTGCTATTTTAAATATGATTTTAATGGGAGATGGTAGTTCAAACATACTAAATAAAGACTCTTTAAAAGATTTTGATGGAAAATATGGTTTTGGTAAAACAAATGAAGTTTTCCCTGCAACCGCATTTATTCTTAACCCACCATATTCAGCAGATGGTAATGGTATGATTTTTGTTAAAAAAGCATTATCAATGATGAACAAAGGGTATGCTTCAATTATTATTCAAAATTCAGCAGGTAGTGGTAAGGCAAAGATAATTAACCAAGAAATATTAAAAAGGAATACATTACTTGCAAGCATAAAAATGCCGACAGATTTATTTATTGGCAAATCAAGTGTGCAAACAAACATATATGTATTTAAAGTTGGTGAATCTCATTCAAAGGATGATATTGTCAAATTTATTGATTTTACAAATGATGGATATTCACGAACAAATAGAAAAAAATCTAGTTCAAATCTAAAAGATAAGGATAGAGCAAAAGAAAGATATCAAGAACTTGTTGATTTAGTGCGCTTTGGAAAACATAAATTAAAAATATTTACTGAACAAGAGTATTATGAAGGCCATGTTGATCCTGAAAATGGCGCCGATTGAAATCAAACAGCACCAAAAGACAATAAGGTAACTCTTGAGGATTTTAAAAAAACAGTTGCAGAATATTTAGCATTCGAAGTATCCAACATACTCAAAAATCAAAATAAGGTTGATGATAAGATAAAAAAATAG
- a CDS encoding restriction endonuclease subunit S, which produces MDTSLNAKLQNVQWGEYRIGDLFKVTGTKSLDSNAIKFIDDGVNFVGRTFENNGIQGKIEKRMFEPNEPFTITATVIGNYKYVKFQKESYYCSQNINKLTPNDLIRKWNEKIAYFFVSNIQKFVSLYDYQQAGYKLDDIKNHSIQLPTKDGKIDFEFMESFIAELEAQHIAQLEAYLKATGLNNYELTSDEKKSIDNFNNIKWVEYRIGDLFDSENGDFDIQKSHINDVGEYVITAGVTNNGILGKTNISAKVINGGTITIDMFGNSFYRDFKYKMVTHARVFSLIPKFNMNKEQGLYIVNSFKYLIFEFGYGNMCSWDKIQNRKIQLPTKDGKIDFEYIELFITAVQKSVIKDVVIYANNKISATKNVCKSK; this is translated from the coding sequence ATAGATACCTCACTGAACGCAAAACTCCAAAATGTTCAGTGGGGTGAGTATAGAATTGGAGATTTGTTTAAGGTAACAGGAACTAAATCGTTAGATAGCAATGCAATTAAATTTATTGACGATGGAGTAAATTTTGTTGGTAGAACATTTGAAAATAATGGAATACAAGGGAAAATAGAAAAAAGAATGTTTGAGCCTAATGAACCTTTTACAATTACAGCTACAGTAATAGGAAATTATAAATATGTAAAATTTCAAAAAGAATCTTATTATTGTTCACAAAACATAAATAAATTAACGCCAAACGATTTAATAAGAAAATGGAATGAAAAAATCGCATATTTTTTTGTTTCTAACATTCAAAAGTTTGTTTCGTTATATGATTATCAACAAGCTGGTTATAAATTAGATGATATAAAAAACCACAGTATCCAACTCCCTACAAAAGATGGAAAAATAGACTTTGAATTTATGGAATCTTTTATTGCCGAGCTGGAAGCTCAACATATTGCCCAGCTGGAAGCATATTTAAAGGCAACTGGTCTAAATAATTATGAATTAACCAGTGACGAGAAAAAAAGCATTGATAATTTTAATAACATTAAATGAGTTGAGTATAGAATTGGTGATTTGTTTGATAGTGAAAATGGAGATTTTGATATACAAAAAAGCCATATCAATGATGTAGGCGAATATGTTATCACTGCTGGTGTGACAAATAATGGTATATTAGGAAAAACAAACATAAGTGCAAAAGTTATTAATGGTGGCACTATCACTATTGATATGTTCGGGAACTCTTTTTATAGAGATTTCAAATATAAAATGGTGACTCACGCAAGAGTTTTTTCTTTGATTCCTAAGTTTAATATGAATAAAGAACAAGGTTTATATATAGTGAACTCTTTTAAATATTTGATATTCGAATTCGGGTATGGAAATATGTGTTCGTGAGACAAAATTCAGAACAGGAAAATCCAACTCCCTACAAAAGACGGAAAAATAGACTTTGAATATATTGAATTATTTATAACTGCTGTTCAAAAATCAGTTATAAAAGATGTAGTTATTTATGCAAATAATAAAATTAGTGCAACTAAAAATGTATGTAAAAGTAAATAA
- a CDS encoding type IV toxin-antitoxin system AbiEi family antitoxin domain-containing protein — MNYKNKIEKYLKQSGGIITTAYCKENNIPTIYLSRLLKDGRLSKVRKGIYITKDGDYDEYYFFQHQYKKAIFSYETALYLLGQTDKIPWNIDITVYNGYKFNEKPNGFNVHYVKKSIYDLGIIQKNTMFGNKVKVYSYERILCDFIAHKEEMDIEVYVKLIRSYFSYKERDIHSLYDIATKMGIENKVREVMETVYE, encoded by the coding sequence ATGAATTATAAAAATAAAATTGAAAAATATCTGAAGCAATCAGGTGGAATTATTACAACAGCATACTGTAAGGAAAATAATATACCTACGATATATCTCAGTCGACTATTGAAAGATGGGAGATTGTCAAAAGTAAGAAAAGGAATTTATATAACGAAAGATGGGGATTACGATGAGTATTATTTCTTTCAGCATCAGTATAAAAAAGCGATATTTTCCTATGAGACCGCTCTTTATCTGCTTGGACAAACGGATAAAATTCCTTGGAATATCGACATAACCGTTTATAACGGCTATAAATTTAATGAAAAACCGAATGGTTTCAATGTTCATTATGTAAAAAAATCAATTTATGATTTAGGCATAATCCAAAAAAACACAATGTTTGGAAATAAAGTTAAGGTATATTCATATGAAAGGATACTCTGTGATTTTATTGCTCACAAAGAAGAAATGGATATAGAGGTTTATGTAAAACTCATTCGTTCGTATTTCTCATATAAAGAAAGAGATATTCATTCCCTTTATGATATTGCAACGAAAATGGGAATTGAAAATAAAGTGAGAGAAGTTATGGAGACGGTTTATGAATAA